A window of Macrococcus sp. 19Msa1099 genomic DNA:
TTAAAATTTATGAAATGTTATAAAACTAAAAATTATTCGTTTACTTTAACCATTGACGGTCTTAGTACACGTTCTTTTAATTTATAGCCCTTCTGTAGTTCTTCAAGTACGATACCTGAATCTTTACGCTCATCACTTTCTTGCATCACTGCTTGATGAAGATTTGGATCGAATGGCTGGTCAAGTGCTTCTATGACTTCTAATCCATTCTCTTTAAGTGAATGTAACAGACTTTCATAAACCATCTCTACACCCTTGTGAAGTGATTTAAACTCATCTGATTCACCTTGCTGCGCTAATGCACGTTCAATATTATCAATTGCTGGTAATATATCACGTAACACACTCTGCGCACGATATGTTCT
This region includes:
- the grpE gene encoding nucleotide exchange factor GrpE; the encoded protein is MSEENKQDVMKDESITETNETESNETDVASTETPDETVVSEAPVEDESTDPVAELEAKLEQSEEKYLRLYAEFENYKKRTRQELDTERTYRAQSVLRDILPAIDNIERALAQQGESDEFKSLHKGVEMVYESLLHSLKENGLEVIEALDQPFDPNLHQAVMQESDERKDSGIVLEELQKGYKLKERVLRPSMVKVNE